One Dictyoglomus turgidum DSM 6724 DNA window includes the following coding sequences:
- a CDS encoding RluA family pseudouridine synthase — translation MEKQRYEIYVEGESERIDKYLSKKVPLSRSQIQDLIEKELIKVNEKPIKNSYKVKLGDRIEVIIPPPVETEVKPQDIPIEIVYEDEDMVIINKPKGMVVHPAHGHYNDTLVNALLYRVKDLSGIGGELRPGIIHRLDKDTTGLLIIAKNDLSHQKLSEQLKNRTLRRTYWALCEGEIPWEEKRIEAPIGRHPINRKKMAIVPYGKIAITNFKVLERFKGYTLISADLETGRTHQIRVHISHLGFPIVGDEVYGRIDKKFGVKGQLLHAKKVSFIHPTKGIPMEFEIDLPEEFKKVLTLLREKR, via the coding sequence ATGGAAAAACAAAGATATGAGATCTATGTAGAAGGTGAGAGTGAAAGAATAGACAAATACCTTTCTAAAAAAGTTCCCCTTTCTCGTTCTCAAATTCAAGATCTCATAGAGAAAGAACTGATTAAAGTAAATGAAAAACCTATAAAAAATAGTTATAAAGTAAAACTTGGGGATAGAATTGAAGTTATTATTCCTCCTCCTGTAGAGACCGAAGTTAAACCTCAGGATATTCCTATTGAGATAGTATATGAAGATGAAGATATGGTGATAATTAATAAGCCTAAAGGTATGGTGGTTCATCCGGCTCATGGTCATTATAATGATACCCTTGTGAATGCTCTTCTTTATAGGGTAAAAGATCTTTCTGGAATTGGAGGGGAGCTAAGACCAGGAATCATACATAGGCTTGATAAAGATACCACAGGTCTTTTAATAATTGCTAAAAATGATCTCTCTCACCAAAAGCTTTCAGAACAGCTTAAAAACAGAACTTTAAGGCGAACTTATTGGGCTTTATGTGAGGGGGAAATTCCTTGGGAGGAAAAAAGGATTGAGGCTCCTATAGGAAGGCATCCTATAAATAGAAAGAAAATGGCTATTGTGCCTTATGGAAAGATAGCGATCACCAATTTTAAAGTCTTAGAGAGATTTAAAGGCTATACCTTAATTTCTGCAGATCTTGAAACGGGAAGAACTCATCAGATAAGAGTTCATATATCTCATTTAGGGTTTCCTATAGTAGGTGATGAGGTTTATGGAAGGATAGATAAGAAGTTTGGGGTAAAAGGGCAACTTTTGCATGCTAAAAAAGTCTCATTTATACATCCAACCAAGGGTATACCTATGGAGTTTGAGATTGATCTTCCTGAGGAATTTAAAAAGGTTTTAACTCTTTTGAGAGAGAAGAGGTAG